The DNA region TTACCTTTTTATTTATCAACTTAAATCAAAATGAGACCCAAAACCTGACAGGAGTTTTAGGTATTTTTGCACTCGCATCAGTTCGTCTAATGCCAGCAGTGGGAAATTTAATTTCTGGTATTAATGTGATTAGAGGTAACAGTTATTCCCTTGATCGGCTATTTTTTGACATGAAAGAGTTAGAAAAAGAAAAACTGATAACTGGCTTTGATTATGCTAGTCATTATAAAAAATTAATTTATGGACAAAATCAACAAAGGTTGTTATTCTTAAATGAAGTTATTTTAGATAGGGTTACATTTCAATATCCAAACACTACAAAAAATGTACTAGAAGAGATTTCCCTATCTATTCGCAAAGGAGAATCTATTGGACTCATTGGTAAATCCGGTGCTGGCAAAACTACTTTAGTTGATGTTATTTTGGGTCTTTTTATCCCTCAATATGGAGATATCAAAGTTGATGGGGTTTCAGTTTATAGCAATTTACGTGCCTGGCAGAATATGCTTGGCTATGTTCCCCAATCTATATTTTTGATTGATGATACCCTGGAACGGAATATTGCATTTGGGGTTCCTGATCATTTAATTGACTTAAATAAATTAAAGAAAGCAATTGAGATGGCTCAACTTAGTGAATTAGTTGAGCAACTTCCAGAAGGTGTGAAAACTGTCGTTGGTGAACGGGGAGTTCTTTTATCGGGAGGACAACGCCAAAGAGTTGGGATTGCACGGGTGCTTTATCACGAAAGAGAAATCCTAGTTTTTGATGAAGCAACTGCCGCTCTCGATACTGAAACAGAACATCTGATTACTGAAGCGACAAAAGCTTTAGCTGGTAATAAGACAATCATTATTATTGCTCATCGCCTTTCAACAATTGAGCATTGTGATTGTATTTACCAACTTGAACAAGGTCGAATTATTAAATCAGGCAGTTACCAAGAAGTGATTGTAGGAAGATAAAACTGATGTTATTTGTCATTATTGAAGCCTGAGAAGCCCATAGAAACAAAACATCTTCAATTTTATTTTCGTATGATATGAAACCAGTATTTAAATTTCGCAAAAATTTCGTACACAAGAATTTTTCTTATTCCTTGTTCCCTGCCATAACGAGTAATTTCACTAATTTAATCAAAACAGATTCCTATATTCATTCAGGATGAATTAGCAATGAGGATAGCTTACGTTACCACTTTTGATGCCAGAAATCTAACCATTAACAACAACTGGTCTGGAACTGGCTATTACATAGCCCAATCTCTGGCAAATCAGTTCAGTACTCTAGATTACATTGGTCCTTTAACAGATCCTTTTAATTTAAAAGCTGTTCGCAAGCTAAAAAATCACTACTATAAGCTATTCCAGAACAAAGATTATCGAAAAGATGCTGATCCTTTGACTCTCAAAAATTATGCAAGGCAGGTTGCAAAAAAAATGAACTGTATCAAATCAGATATTGTTTTCAGTGCCACGGTTAATCCAATTGCTTACCTTGAATGTGAGCAACCGATTGTATTTTGGGCAGATGGAACGTTTGCAAATATCCACAATTTCTACCCGCACTATAGCAATTTACCGCAAGAGGTTATTAAAGACTGGCATCGTATGGAAGAGCTTGCTTTACAGAAATGCAAGCTTGCCATATATTCATCCGATTGGGCAGCCAAATCTGCAATCTATAATTATGGAGCCAATCCTACTAAAGTTAAGGTTGTCCCCTTTGGTGCCAATATTGAAAGTTCTTTTACATTTGAGACCATTCAGGATGCAATTCAATCTCGACCTACAGATCAATGTAAGTTATTATTTATTGCCGTGGATTGGATACGAAAAGGGGGAAATGTTGCGTATCAAGTAGCTAAACAACTAAATCAGTCCGGCTTAAAAACCGAGTTAACTATAGTTGGTTGCCAACCGATGATTGATGAACCCCTCCCAGACTTTGTTAAATCTCTCGGTTTTATTAGCAAATCTACAGTTGAAGGCAAAAAGCAGATTCATAACCTGATTTCGGAATCTCATTTTTTGATTTTGCCAACACTAGCTGATTGTACACCAATCGTATTTTGTGAAGCGAATTCTTTAGGAGTTCCTTGTTTATCAACAACAGTTGGCGGCATTCCGACAATGATTCAAAATGATGTGAATGGTCGCCTATTTCATAAAAATGCTGCTATCTCTGAATACTGCGACTATATTGCTTACTTGTTCTCTAATTATTCAGATTATAGAAATTTAGCAATTGCTGCCTTTAACGAGTATCAATCACGGCTGAATTGGTCAGTAGCAGGGAAAAAAGTCAAAAATTTGCTTACAGAATACATCGTATAGGTAAAAAATAATGTACGCATTTCGCAATTCAATTGCTGCTTTATCTCGATCTACACCATATTTCCAGGGTAAGCGTCGTTTAGGAAACATTATCAGTCGTTTATTGACTAACTTCGATAGCGATCAAGAGTGTATTTCAACTGTAAAAATGCAAGATGGAAGCTGGATGCAGTTAGATGTGCGGAGTAGAACAGAGCAGTGGCCTTATTGGACGGGATTTTATGATAACGACATTTTGGCAAGATTATCAAGTTGCCTACAAGAAAAGAGTATTGTTTTTGATGTTGGCGCTCACGTTGGATTTTATTCAGTAGCATTAGGTCGCAAACTACAAGCATTAAATGGTCAATTGTATGCTTTTGAACCAGTAAAATCTAACTTTGAGAGGCTTACTACCAACATATTATTAAATAGTCTTGA from Anabaena sphaerica FACHB-251 includes:
- a CDS encoding ABC transporter ATP-binding protein; the encoded protein is MLNFLPKLLYITKGNHKSLIAMLLLFMLISGLEVFGTGMISPFITIAVNPDAIKNIYWLNLIYNQINFQSEQQFMIFLGLVVVTAFYLKSFLAFNAQKTVFKFSHSLKRNLSYNLLKAYIQAPYSYHLRMNSATLIQNITNTTDAVSIGVVSTFLTFISNTVIVLALMLLLIKTNAIALILIGVLLLISFGLLHPMKERLARWNKDGFHAYGEMIRITNHGLGGLKETRVIGCESYFEEQMEEQSKIYAKSTTLRDAYGNLSRFVLEPLMMSFLIGFTFLFINLNQNETQNLTGVLGIFALASVRLMPAVGNLISGINVIRGNSYSLDRLFFDMKELEKEKLITGFDYASHYKKLIYGQNQQRLLFLNEVILDRVTFQYPNTTKNVLEEISLSIRKGESIGLIGKSGAGKTTLVDVILGLFIPQYGDIKVDGVSVYSNLRAWQNMLGYVPQSIFLIDDTLERNIAFGVPDHLIDLNKLKKAIEMAQLSELVEQLPEGVKTVVGERGVLLSGGQRQRVGIARVLYHEREILVFDEATAALDTETEHLITEATKALAGNKTIIIIAHRLSTIEHCDCIYQLEQGRIIKSGSYQEVIVGR
- a CDS encoding glycosyltransferase family 4 protein translates to MRIAYVTTFDARNLTINNNWSGTGYYIAQSLANQFSTLDYIGPLTDPFNLKAVRKLKNHYYKLFQNKDYRKDADPLTLKNYARQVAKKMNCIKSDIVFSATVNPIAYLECEQPIVFWADGTFANIHNFYPHYSNLPQEVIKDWHRMEELALQKCKLAIYSSDWAAKSAIYNYGANPTKVKVVPFGANIESSFTFETIQDAIQSRPTDQCKLLFIAVDWIRKGGNVAYQVAKQLNQSGLKTELTIVGCQPMIDEPLPDFVKSLGFISKSTVEGKKQIHNLISESHFLILPTLADCTPIVFCEANSLGVPCLSTTVGGIPTMIQNDVNGRLFHKNAAISEYCDYIAYLFSNYSDYRNLAIAAFNEYQSRLNWSVAGKKVKNLLTEYIV